A genomic stretch from Bacillus sp. N1-1 includes:
- the cmpA gene encoding cortex morphogenetic protein CmpA: protein MPVWFKKQLKQAYFEKDRRQIKLLNQCWFFYKRKHRP from the coding sequence TTGCCTGTTTGGTTTAAAAAGCAATTGAAACAAGCTTACTTTGAGAAAGATCGACGCCAAATTAAATTATTAAACCAGTGCTGGTTTTTCTACAAAAGAAAACACCGCCCCTGA
- a CDS encoding SprT family protein — protein MNEKELQQLVETISEEFFGLAFRHKAIFNARLKTTGGRYMLRSHNLEFNQKHYDEFGQDELIGIIKHELCHYHLHLQKKGYKHQDKDFKRLLKEVGGSRYCQVVPGQRRVEPFKHFYECGECKTKYRRKRKMDISRYVCGKCRGKLIQIN, from the coding sequence ATGAACGAAAAAGAATTACAACAACTAGTTGAAACGATCTCTGAGGAGTTTTTTGGCCTCGCTTTTCGTCATAAGGCGATATTCAATGCTCGATTAAAAACAACGGGAGGACGTTATATGCTCAGGTCTCATAATCTCGAATTTAATCAAAAGCATTATGACGAGTTTGGTCAAGACGAACTCATTGGTATTATTAAACATGAGCTATGCCACTATCACCTGCACCTTCAGAAAAAAGGTTACAAACATCAGGATAAAGATTTTAAACGACTTCTTAAGGAAGTAGGTGGTTCGCGATACTGTCAGGTAGTACCTGGGCAACGTAGAGTTGAGCCGTTCAAGCATTTTTATGAGTGTGGAGAATGTAAGACTAAGTATAGAAGAAAAAGAAAGATGGACATATCACGGTACGTATGTGGAAAATGCAGAGGTAAATTAATTCAAATTAATTAA